Sequence from the Aromatoleum petrolei genome:
GGGCATCCTCGGCGGCATCTCCATCCTCGGCACGACCGGGATCGTGCGGCCCTACTCGACCGCGGCGTTCCGCGCGAGCGTGATCCAGGCGGTCGACGTCGCCGCGAACCAGGGCCAGACGACGGTGGTGTTCACCACCGGCGGGCGCACCGAGAAGTGCGCGATGCGCGAGCTCCCCGAGCTCGACGAGGCCTGCTTCGTGCAGATGGGCGACTTCGTCAAGGCGGCGTTCTCGACCGCGGTAAAGCACGGGATGCAGCGCGTCGTCGTCGGCGCGATGGTCGGGAAGCTCACGAAGATCGCGCAGGGCCTGTCGGTGACGCACGCCTGGCGCGAGGAGATCGACCGCGCGCTGATCGCGGAGGCGGCGACCGAGGTCGGCGCGCCGCCGGACGTCGTCGAGCAGATCCGCGCCGCCGAGACCGCGCGCTTCGCCGCCGAAAGCCTCGCCGAACTGGGCCTCACCGTGCCCTTCCACCGCGCGCTCGCGATGCGCGCGATCCGTTCCTTGCGCGAACGCTATCCCGGCCCGCACCGGCTGACCGTGCTCGCGTGCAACTTCGAAGGCGTGCCCATCATCACCGTGGAGGAATCGGAATGTCTGACCTGCGCTGCCTGATCCTGGGCATCCTCGACGACGGCTGGGAGGGGCTCTCCGCCGCCGGCCGCGCACGGCTGGCCGCCAGCCGCATCATGATCGGCGCGCGCCGCACACTGGATCTCGTCGCGCCGCATCTGGGCGGTGACATCGAGCTGCGCGACATGGACGGCGCGCTCGGCAAGACGCCCGAATGGGTGCGTGCCGCGCTCGCCGACTGCCTGCCGGTGACCGTGCTCGCCACCGGCGACCCGCTGTGCCACGGCATCGGGCGCTTCCTGATCGACAAGCTCGGGGCGGGGAAAATCGAGGTGCAGCCCGCGCCCTCGACGATCGCGCTCGCCTGCGCGCGACTCAACAAGACCTGGCAGGACGCGGCGATCCGCTCCTGCCACGGCGCGGATGCGGGCGAATGGTTCGAAGGCGCGACACCCGAGCACGGGCTGTATCCCATCGTCCGCGCGGTCGCCGAACACACGCGCGTCGCGGCCTTCACGGGGCCCGCGAACAGCCCGGACCGCATCGCGCGGGCGCTCCTCGCCGCGGGCTACGGCGACGATTTGTGCATTTCGGTCGCAGCACGGCTGTGCCTGCAGGACGAGGAGATCTTCACCGACCTCGCGCTCGCGGAGGCGGCCACCCGCGAATTCCCCGCCCCGAACATCGTCGTGATCGACGGTGCGACCGCTTCCGCCCCCCGCGCCGTGTTCGGCTTCGAGGACGCTGACTTCGTCCAACGCCAGCCAGAGAAGGGTCTGATCACCAAGCTCGAAGCGCGCGCGGTGTCGCTAGCGAAGCTCGGCCTGCGCGCCGACAGCCTCGTCTGGGACATCGGCGCCGGATCGGGCTCCGTCGGACTGGAGGCCTCGCGCATCGCCCGCCTCGGCCACGTCTGGGCGATCGAGAAGAACAGCGCCGACGCCGCGAATGCACGCGAAAACGCCCGCCGCCTGCAGGCGACGAATTACACGCTGGTCGAGGGCAAGGCGCCGGACGGCCTGGACGCGTGGCCCGATCCGGATGCGGTCTTCATCGGCGGCTCGGGCGGCGAGCTCGCGCAGCTGATCGCGCTGTGCCTTGCGCGCCTGAAGCTCGCCGGGCGGCTGGTGATGAACTTCGTCACCATCGAGAACCTGGCGACCGCGACTGCGGCGCTCGCCGCCGCCGGCGCCGAGTGGGACGTGACGATGCTGTCAGCCGCGCGCAGCCAGCCGATTCTCGACATGCACCGGCTCGCGGCGCAGAACCCGGTTTGGATCGTGACCGCCAGAAGGAGTCCTTCCGCAACCACCGCCGCTCGCCCTGAGCCTGTCGAAGGGCAATCGCAGGACTTGGACAGACTCAGCCCGAACGGGCTTTGAGTTCGCAACTTCGACAAGAGAACAACAATGAACAACACGCTCCCCACGCCCCGCTACGGCCGCCTGATCGGCGTATCCCTCGGCCCCGGCGATCCCGACCTGATCACGCGCCGCGGCTGGGCCGCGCTGCAGTCGGACGCGCGCTGGACCTATCCGGTGAAGAAGGCCGAGGAGCGCTCCTACGCCCTCGACATCGTCGTGCGCGCCGGCCTCGACGTGCCGACCGACGCGGTCGAGCTGGTGTTCCCGATGACGCGCGACGCGGTAGCGCTCGCGAAGGCCTGGGCGCGCGCCGCCGCCCGCACCGCCGAACTCCTCGCCGAAGGGCGCGACGTCGCCTTCCTCGTCGAGGGCGACGCGTCGACCTACTCGACTTTCCGCCACCTTGCCCGCGCGGTGCGCGAGCTCGCACCCGCGGTCGAACTCGAAACCATCCCTGGCGTCAGCTCCTTCGCCGCCGCGGCCGCCTGCGCCGACCTCGCGCTCGCCGAGGAAGACGAGACCGTCGCGGTGATCCCTGCGGCCTACGGCGTGTCGGTGATCGACCACCTGCTCGACGAGTTCGACACGCTGGTGCTGATGAAGGTGAAGCCGCTGCTCGACGAGGTGCTCGATCTGCTCGAAGCGCGCGGACTCCTCGCGACGAGCTGCTTCGTCGAGAAGGTCGGCTCGCCCGAGGAGCGCGTGGTGAAGGACGTCGCGAGCCTGCGCGGCGAGAAGGTCAATTACCTGTCGCTGCTGCTGGTGCAGAACCCCAAGCGCGCGCGCGGCGAGCTGCGTCGCGGCTGCCGCAAGCGTGCGGAATCAAGCGCAGCCGAGGTCGCCGCATGAACGTCCAACTGCCATTACCCAACGAACGCGTCGCGGTGGTCTCGATCACCCGGCACGGCATCGCGCTCGCCGGAAAGGTCGTCGCAGCGATCCCCGGCGCACGGCTCTTCGCACCCGAAAAATTCCGCGCCGAAGCCGAAGCCGCCGCACCCGGCGCCGCCACCTGCTACACGGGCAAGACCGGCGACCAGATCCCGGCGCTTTTCGCGGGCTTCGACGGCATCGTCGCGATCGTGTCGCTCGGCGCCGTCGTGCGCCTGATCGCGCCGCACCTGAAGGCCAAGGAGCAGGACCCCGGCATCGTCGTGCTCGACGAAGGCGGCCGCTACGCGATTCCCGTGCTCTCCGGCCACCTCGGCGGCGCCAATGCGCTTGCCGGCGTGCTCGCATCGGCGCTGGGCGCGCAGCCGGTGCTGACCACCGCCTCCGACGCGCGCGAGACGCTCGCCGTCGATCTGCTCGGCCGCGAACTCGGGTGGACCTTCGACGCGAGCCACGACGAGATCGTGCGCGCGAGCGCTGCGGTCGTGAACGACGAACCGGTCGCGCTCGTGCAGGAAGCGGGCAGCCGCGACTGGTGGGCGCGCCACGCCAACGGCCGCAGCGGCCCGCTGCCGGCGAACCTGCAGCGCTTCGAGCGCCTCGAGGACGTCGATCCCGAAGCATTCGGCGCGGTGCTGTGGATCAGCCGGCGCGAGTTGCCCGCCGGCTGGGCCGAACGCCTCGCCGGCCGCCGCGTGATCTACCGTCCGCCCCAGGAGGCGGCGTGAGCGCCGCAGGCAATCCTGCTCACAAGGCCGTCGCCCTCGGCCTGGGCTGCGACCGCAGCACGCCGGCGGAGACGATCGCCCGCGCGATCGACGAGGCGCTCGCGCAAGCGGGCGCAAGCCTCGCCGATGTGCGCGCCGTCGCGAGCATCGACCTCAAGGCCGACGAAGCCGGGTTGCTCGAAATCGCGACGCTGCTCGGCTGGACGATCGCGTTCCATCCGGCGGCGGCGCTCGCGGCGGTGCCCGTGCCGAATCCATCCGAGACGGTACGCCACCATACCGGCACGCCATCGGTCTCGGAAGCCGCCGCGCTGCTCGCCGCCGGCACCGACCTCACGCAACTCGTCGTCGAAAAACACAAGCTGCGCGGCCCGGACGGGCGTAACGCCACCGTGTCGGTCGCCCGCATGCCGGGATCGAACTGATTTTCAAACGTTGTCCCACACCCATCGAAGAAGGAGAACCACCATGCAACAGCAAGCCACCCTGCACATCGCCCGTCCGAAGAGCGCCCTGCTCGCGATCGCGATGCCCGTCCTCACCGCCGCGCTGCTCGGCGTCGTGATCGTCTATGGCGTGGGTTTCAGCCCCATCGCCGCGGCCCACAACGCCGCCCACGACGCCCGCCACGTCAACGTCTTCCCCTGCCATTGATCGCGGAGCCGCACATGCTGTTCCGTCGCATCGTCCTGTGCGCGCTGCTGGTCGGCGCACTCGCCGGCCTGCTCGTGAGTGCCGTGCAGCACTGGCAGGCCATCCCGCTCATCGCCGCGGCCGAGGTGTTCGAAGGATCGGCGGATCCGGCCGAGCCCACGCTCGCCGCGACCGCGCATGATCACGATCACGACCATGCCGGCGGCGATGCACACGCGCACGACGCGGAGACATGGGCGCCGGAAGACGGCGGCGAACGGCATGTGTGGACCGCGATCGCGAACGTGCTCACTGCAATCGGCTTCGGCCTCGTGCTGGTCGCGGCGATCACGACCTGGGAACACCTGCGCGGCGGGCCGCTCGCGTCGGCCGGCACCGGCCTCGTGTGGGGGGCGGCGGGCTGGATCTGCGTCTTCGGCCTGCCGACGCTGGGGCTACCGCCCGAACTTCCCGGCAGCGTCGCCGCGCCGCTCGGCGATCGACAGGGCTGGTGGCTGCTCGCCGCCACAAGCGGGGCGGCCGGGCTCGCCCTGCTCGCCTTCGTCCGCGGCCCGCTGCGCCTGGCGGGCATCGCGGTGCTTCTGCTGCCCTTCGCCGTCGGCGCCCCGCACCTCGCAGGCGGCCCTTTCGCCGGCTACGACATCGGGATCGCGCGGCAGATGGAAGCGCTCGCCGGCTCCTTCGCGTTCGCGACGACAATCGCCACCGCCGTGCAGTGGCTCGCGCTCGGCGCGCTGTCCGGTTTGGCGGTCGCACGCTGGGTGCGGCCGGCGCTCGCAGAGCTGGCTCCAACGCCGTAGGGCGGAATAAGCGGCGCATCCCGCCAACCAAATGCCCGACGGCACGCTACCGCCGCATGGCAGGATCTGCCTCCGGCCTCTCCTGCCCTACCCCTTCAAGCCAGAGAGAACCTCATCATGACCCGCGGAAAAATCATGCTCGTCGGCCTCGGCCCCGGCAGCGTCGAACACATGAGCGGACGCGCGCGCGCCGCGATCGCCGAGGCCGACACCATCATCGGCTACGTCACCTACATCCGCCTCGTCGCCGACCTCGTCGAAGGCAAGGAGGTCGTCAAGAAATCGATGACCGAGGAACTCGACCGCGCCATCGAGGCCCTCGACCGCGCCCGCCAGGGCAGGAAGGTCGCGCTGATCTCGTCGGGCGATGCCGGCGTCTACGGCATGGCCGGGCCCACCTTCGAGGTGCTGTTCCAGGCCGGCTGGACGCCCCCCACTGGCCAACCCGGCGACATCGAGGTCGAGATCGTCCCCGGCGCCTCGGCGCTCAATACCTGCGCGGCGCTGGTCGGCGCGCCGCTCACGCATGACTTCTGCGCGATCTCCCTCTCCGACCTGCTGACGCCCTGGCCCGTGATCGCGCGCCGCCTCAACGCCGCCGCCGCCGCCGATTTCGTCGTCGCCCTCTACAACCCCAAGAGCGGACGGCGCTCGCGCCAGATCGTCGAGGCGCAGCGTCTCTTCCTCGCGCATCGCCGCCCCGACACGCCGGTCGCGATCGTGAAGTCCGCCTACCGGCCCAGGCAGCGCATCGAGTTCACGACCCTCGACAGGATGACCGCGTGCGAGATCGGCATGCTCAGCACCGTGCTGATCGGCAACTCCAACACCTTCGTGCGCGAAGGTCTGATGGTCACGCCGCGCGGCTACGCGAACAAGTACGACGTCGAGTCGGGCGCCGCACGCGACGGCGAGAAAGCCGGGCGCTCGTTGTCGACCGGCCTCGACGGCTGGCTCGAAGCGCTCCGCGCGAGCGGCGAGAGCGTCGATGAGCTCGCCCGCCGCCACGGTCTGCCCGCCGATTACATCGCCGCGACGCTCGCCGACACGAATGACGACGCCGCGGCCTCCGCCGAGGACGCGGCAGTCGCGTGACCCGGTGAGACGCACGGCCCCCGTGCGACCACGCTGGCATTCCGGTAATACAATGCCATGAACGGGACGAGAAACCGATCACTTCTCGGCCCTCGCCATCGATAGGCAAAACCAATCCGTTTCGCCATACGCATCCGTACGTTTTCCATACGCATCAGTATGGACGCGACTATAATCGCGCCCGAATCGATACATAAATAGTCGAAGCCAGGGAGAGGAAGGACATGAGCGTACATACCCAGTATCAGCAAAAGAAGATGAGCCCCGCGGACGCCGCCGGGCTCGTGAAGTCGGGCGACACCATCGTCGTGCCGACCGGCGTGGGCGAACCGCCGGCGCTGCTCGAAGCGCTGTCCGCACGCCGGCACGGCCTCGAGAACGTCGTCGTCAGCCAGATCCTGCCGTTGCGCAAGTACGGCTACTTCGACCCCGAGACCGTCACCAACGTGCGCCACAGCGCCTACTTCTTCGGCGGCGCTTCGCGGCCGGGCGGCCAGGCGGGCTGGGTGGACTTCATGCCCAACTATTTCTCCGAGATCCCGCAGCTCATCGAGCGCGGCCTGACGCCGGCCGACGTCGTGTTCTCGATGGCCTCGCAGATGGACGAGCACGGCTACTTCGCACTCTCTCTCGGACCCGACTACACCATGGCCGCAATAAAGAAGGCGCGCACGGTGGTCCTCGAAGTCAATCCGAACGTCCCTTTCACCTACGGCGACTGCCACGTGCACATCTCGCAGGTCGCGGCGCTGGTCGAGAGCGACGCCCCGCTCCTCGAAGTCGGCCTGCCCAAGATCGGCCCCGTCCAGGAAGCGATCGGCAAGTACGTTGCCGACCTGATCGACGATGGCGCCACGCTGCAGATCGGCTACGGCGGCATCCCCGACGCGGTCGTCATGCAGCTCAAGCACAAGCACGACCTCGGCATCCACACCGAGATGATCGGCGACGGCATCCTGTCGCTGATCGAATCCGGCGCCGTGACGAACCGCCGGAAGACGCTCAAGCCCGGCAAGATGCTCGCGACCTTCGCGCTCGGGTCGAACAAGCTCTACCAGTACATGCACCGCAACCCGACGCTGGAGATGCATCCGGTCGACGTCACCAACGACCCGTACTACGCGGCGCAGAACGACAACCTCGTCGCCATCAACGCCACGATGCAGGTCGATTTCCTCGGCCAGTGCGGCTCGGAGAGCCTCGGCTCCCTGCCCTACTCCGGCACCGGCGGCCAGGTCGATTTCGTGCGCGCGGCGAACCGCTCCAGGGGCGGCAAGGCCTTCATCGTGCTGCCCTCGACGGCCAAGGACGACACCATCTCGCGCATCGTGCCGACCCTCGCGCCGGGCACCCACGTCACGACGAGCAAGAACGACATCAACTACGTCGTCACCGAATACGGGGTCGCGCAGTTGCGCGGCAAGACGGCGAAGCAGCGCTGCGAGGCGCTGATCGGCATCGCGCACCCGAACTTCCGCGGCGAACTGCGCGAGGGGGCGAAGCGCATGAACCTGCTATAAGAAAACACCCCGCGCGCCAACCCGCGGACGGGCCTTCGCCCGGTGGGCTGTCGTGAGCGCCTGCCCGATGGGCGAAGGCCCCTCCGCGCCCCCCGAAGGCCCCGGATGCCGCAAAATATCGCCCTGACAAGAAAACAGGACGACCTCGCCCAATGCCCCCCCACCGCTACCTCGACGACTTCACCCCCGGCGAACGCTTCACCACCGCCGGCATCACCATCACCGAAGGCCAGATCATCGACTTCGCGATGGTGTACGACCCCCAGCCCTTCCACCTCGACACCCACGCCGCCGCGCAATCCCCCTACGGCGGCCTCATCGCCAGCGGCTTTCAGACCGTCGCGCTGACCTTTCGCCTCTTCATCCAGACCGGCATCATCGCCGACTCCAGCATCGGCTCGCCCGGCATCGACGAACTGCGCTGGCTCGCCCCGGTCCGCCCCGGCGACAGCCTCCACGCCGAACTCGAAGTCCTCGAAGTCAGGCCCTCGCGCTCCAAGCCCGACCGCGGCATCGTCCGCATGCTGTACAAGACCATCAACCAGCACGGCGACACCGTCGCCTCCTACATCGGCAACCACCTGCTCAAACGCGCCCCGCAACTCACCGACTGAAGCCGCGCCGCACGGCGCGAGAAGCATGCAACGCCGCATCGCCCACCTCGACATGGACGCCTTCTTCGCGTCCGTCGAACTCCTGCGCTACCCGCAGCTCGCCGGCCTCCCGGTCGTCGTCGGCGGACGGCGCGGCACGCTCGCGGGCGACCGGCCCGACGACTTCCCCCGGCTGCGCGACTACGTCGGCCGCGGCGTCGCCACCACCGCCACCTACCCCGCCCGCGCGCTCGGCGTGCATTCCGGCATCGGTCTGATGAAGGCTGCGGCGCTCGCCCCCGACGCGATCCTGCTGCCCGCGAACTTCGACGACTACATCCGCTACTCGCGCCTCTTCAAGGCCGCGGTCGCCGAGATCGCGCCGCTGATCGAGGACCGCGGCATCGACGAGATCTACATCGACCTCACCGGCGTCCCCGGCGAGACGGTCGAATTGGCGCAGCGCATCAAGGACGCCGTGCGCGCGGCGACCGGCCTGTCCTGCTCCATCGGCGTCACGCCCAACAAGCTGCTGTCGAAGATCGCCTCCGACCTCGACAAGCCCGACGGACTCACCGTGCTCGACTACGCCGACATTCCCACGCGCATCTGGCCGCTCGCCGCACGCAAGATCAACGGCATCGGCCCGCGCGCCGGGGAAAAGCTCGACGCGATGGGCATCCACACCATCGGCGACCTCGCTGCTGCCGCACCGGAAAGCCTGATCAAGGAATTCGGCCAGCACTACGGCCACTGGCT
This genomic interval carries:
- a CDS encoding CbtB domain-containing protein, which translates into the protein MQQQATLHIARPKSALLAIAMPVLTAALLGVVIVYGVGFSPIAAAHNAAHDARHVNVFPCH
- the cobI gene encoding precorrin-2 C(20)-methyltransferase; the protein is MNNTLPTPRYGRLIGVSLGPGDPDLITRRGWAALQSDARWTYPVKKAEERSYALDIVVRAGLDVPTDAVELVFPMTRDAVALAKAWARAAARTAELLAEGRDVAFLVEGDASTYSTFRHLARAVRELAPAVELETIPGVSSFAAAAACADLALAEEDETVAVIPAAYGVSVIDHLLDEFDTLVLMKVKPLLDEVLDLLEARGLLATSCFVEKVGSPEERVVKDVASLRGEKVNYLSLLLVQNPKRARGELRRGCRKRAESSAAEVAA
- the dinB gene encoding DNA polymerase IV; translated protein: MQRRIAHLDMDAFFASVELLRYPQLAGLPVVVGGRRGTLAGDRPDDFPRLRDYVGRGVATTATYPARALGVHSGIGLMKAAALAPDAILLPANFDDYIRYSRLFKAAVAEIAPLIEDRGIDEIYIDLTGVPGETVELAQRIKDAVRAATGLSCSIGVTPNKLLSKIASDLDKPDGLTVLDYADIPTRIWPLAARKINGIGPRAGEKLDAMGIHTIGDLAAAAPESLIKEFGQHYGHWLTEVAHGRDARPVVTERETKSISRETTFERDLDVRADRDALTEILVKLCERVAGDLKRKGYVGRTIGLKLRYDDFRTVTRDMTIEQATDDAATILATVRSCLKRVPLDRRLRLLGVRVGTLLPPGEAGPRPPQPGENLRLFD
- a CDS encoding MaoC family dehydratase, with the translated sequence MPPHRYLDDFTPGERFTTAGITITEGQIIDFAMVYDPQPFHLDTHAAAQSPYGGLIASGFQTVALTFRLFIQTGIIADSSIGSPGIDELRWLAPVRPGDSLHAELEVLEVRPSRSKPDRGIVRMLYKTINQHGDTVASYIGNHLLKRAPQLTD
- the cobJ gene encoding precorrin-3B C(17)-methyltransferase — protein: MTRGKIMLVGLGPGSVEHMSGRARAAIAEADTIIGYVTYIRLVADLVEGKEVVKKSMTEELDRAIEALDRARQGRKVALISSGDAGVYGMAGPTFEVLFQAGWTPPTGQPGDIEVEIVPGASALNTCAALVGAPLTHDFCAISLSDLLTPWPVIARRLNAAAAADFVVALYNPKSGRRSRQIVEAQRLFLAHRRPDTPVAIVKSAYRPRQRIEFTTLDRMTACEIGMLSTVLIGNSNTFVREGLMVTPRGYANKYDVESGAARDGEKAGRSLSTGLDGWLEALRASGESVDELARRHGLPADYIAATLADTNDDAAASAEDAAVA
- a CDS encoding cobalamin biosynthesis protein, with amino-acid sequence MSAAGNPAHKAVALGLGCDRSTPAETIARAIDEALAQAGASLADVRAVASIDLKADEAGLLEIATLLGWTIAFHPAAALAAVPVPNPSETVRHHTGTPSVSEAAALLAAGTDLTQLVVEKHKLRGPDGRNATVSVARMPGSN
- a CDS encoding acetyl-CoA hydrolase/transferase family protein, which produces MSVHTQYQQKKMSPADAAGLVKSGDTIVVPTGVGEPPALLEALSARRHGLENVVVSQILPLRKYGYFDPETVTNVRHSAYFFGGASRPGGQAGWVDFMPNYFSEIPQLIERGLTPADVVFSMASQMDEHGYFALSLGPDYTMAAIKKARTVVLEVNPNVPFTYGDCHVHISQVAALVESDAPLLEVGLPKIGPVQEAIGKYVADLIDDGATLQIGYGGIPDAVVMQLKHKHDLGIHTEMIGDGILSLIESGAVTNRRKTLKPGKMLATFALGSNKLYQYMHRNPTLEMHPVDVTNDPYYAAQNDNLVAINATMQVDFLGQCGSESLGSLPYSGTGGQVDFVRAANRSRGGKAFIVLPSTAKDDTISRIVPTLAPGTHVTTSKNDINYVVTEYGVAQLRGKTAKQRCEALIGIAHPNFRGELREGAKRMNLL
- a CDS encoding CbtA family protein → MLFRRIVLCALLVGALAGLLVSAVQHWQAIPLIAAAEVFEGSADPAEPTLAATAHDHDHDHAGGDAHAHDAETWAPEDGGERHVWTAIANVLTAIGFGLVLVAAITTWEHLRGGPLASAGTGLVWGAAGWICVFGLPTLGLPPELPGSVAAPLGDRQGWWLLAATSGAAGLALLAFVRGPLRLAGIAVLLLPFAVGAPHLAGGPFAGYDIGIARQMEALAGSFAFATTIATAVQWLALGALSGLAVARWVRPALAELAPTP
- a CDS encoding cobalt-precorrin-5B (C(1))-methyltransferase: MAADHALPEKVRKGDAKRERGNRTGFTTGANSAAAATAATLGLVHGEVPAEIECVLPNTMHVTFRITEGRIEGDCAHAVSIKDAGDDPDATDKAHLSADVRRIPNGGGEVILKGGPGVGVVTKPGLGLEVGGPAINPVPRKSICENVARAGAAILAAGDSLEVTISVPGGEEMAKKTLNARLGILGGISILGTTGIVRPYSTAAFRASVIQAVDVAANQGQTTVVFTTGGRTEKCAMRELPELDEACFVQMGDFVKAAFSTAVKHGMQRVVVGAMVGKLTKIAQGLSVTHAWREEIDRALIAEAATEVGAPPDVVEQIRAAETARFAAESLAELGLTVPFHRALAMRAIRSLRERYPGPHRLTVLACNFEGVPIITVEESECLTCAA
- the cbiE gene encoding precorrin-6y C5,15-methyltransferase (decarboxylating) subunit CbiE, whose product is MSDLRCLILGILDDGWEGLSAAGRARLAASRIMIGARRTLDLVAPHLGGDIELRDMDGALGKTPEWVRAALADCLPVTVLATGDPLCHGIGRFLIDKLGAGKIEVQPAPSTIALACARLNKTWQDAAIRSCHGADAGEWFEGATPEHGLYPIVRAVAEHTRVAAFTGPANSPDRIARALLAAGYGDDLCISVAARLCLQDEEIFTDLALAEAATREFPAPNIVVIDGATASAPRAVFGFEDADFVQRQPEKGLITKLEARAVSLAKLGLRADSLVWDIGAGSGSVGLEASRIARLGHVWAIEKNSADAANARENARRLQATNYTLVEGKAPDGLDAWPDPDAVFIGGSGGELAQLIALCLARLKLAGRLVMNFVTIENLATATAALAAAGAEWDVTMLSAARSQPILDMHRLAAQNPVWIVTARRSPSATTAARPEPVEGQSQDLDRLSPNGL
- a CDS encoding cobalamin biosynthesis central domain-containing protein → MNVQLPLPNERVAVVSITRHGIALAGKVVAAIPGARLFAPEKFRAEAEAAAPGAATCYTGKTGDQIPALFAGFDGIVAIVSLGAVVRLIAPHLKAKEQDPGIVVLDEGGRYAIPVLSGHLGGANALAGVLASALGAQPVLTTASDARETLAVDLLGRELGWTFDASHDEIVRASAAVVNDEPVALVQEAGSRDWWARHANGRSGPLPANLQRFERLEDVDPEAFGAVLWISRRELPAGWAERLAGRRVIYRPPQEAA